The Prinia subflava isolate CZ2003 ecotype Zambia chromosome 5, Cam_Psub_1.2, whole genome shotgun sequence genome window below encodes:
- the LOC134550553 gene encoding olfactory receptor 4Q2-like yields the protein MAQDNFSRVTEFILMGLSDTQELQLLFFTFFLLAYAMVLLGNLLIIVTIRTDPKLSSPMYFLLCNLSFIDICYISVTTPRLLVAQLSGHKAISFENCVAQLFFLHFVGSSEMFLLTVMAFDRYTAICRPLHYTAIMARGACWALVSACWLGGFIHSIVQTVLVLRLPFCGPNTIHSYFCDVPPVVRLACADTALTEWLMASNSGLISLGCFLVLVASYALILAKVRAHLSQGHWKALSTCASHVVAVTLLFTPCIFTYLRPAGTSPSNRYVCVIYTILSPLMNPLIYTLRSSEMKESMRRLWKRCGAS from the coding sequence atgGCACAGGACAACTTCTCCCGTGTGACTGAATTCATCCTCATGGGGCTCTCTGACACCCAGGAACTGCAACTcctcttcttcaccttcttcctccTGGCCTACGCCATGGTCCTGCTGGGCAACCTCCTCATCATTGTGACAATCAGGACTGACCCCAAGCTCTCCTCACCCATGTACTTCCTCCTCTGCAATCTGTCCTTCATCGATATCTGCTACATCTCTGTCACCACCCCCCGGCTGCTGGTGGCCCAGCTCTCAGGGCACAAGGCCATTTCCTTTGAGAACTGCGTAGCCCAGCTGTTTTTCCTGCACTTTGTGGGTTCCTCGGAGATGTTCCTCCTGACGGTGATGGCGTTCGACCGCTACACGGCCATCTGCAGGCCCCTGCACTACACGGCCATCATGGCCCGCGGGGCCTGCTGGGCTCTGGTGTCTGCCTGCTGGCTCGGGGGCTTTATCCACTCCATTGTCCAGACCGTGCTCGTGCTCCGGCTGCCCTTCTGCGGCCCCAACACCATCCACAGCTATTTCTGCGACGTGCCGCCCGTCGTCCGCCTGGCCTGCGCCGACACCGCCCTCACCGAGTGGCTCATGGCCTCCAACAGCGGCCTCATATCCCTGGGCTGCTTCCTGGTGCTGGTGGCCTCCTACGCTCTCATCCTGGCCAAGGTGCGGGCCCACCTCTCCCAGGGGCACTGGAAGGCGCTGTCCACCTGCGCCTCACACGTGGTGGCTGTCACCCTGCTCTTCACGCCCTGCATCTTCACCTACCTGCGCCCCGCTGGGACCTCGCCCTCCAACAGGTACGTCTGTGTCATCTACACGATCCTGTCGCCCCTGAtgaaccccctcatctacaCCCTGAGGAGCAGCGAGATGAAGGAATCCATGCGGAGACTGTGGAAGCGCTGCGGAGCCTCCTGA